A genomic window from Cytobacillus suaedae includes:
- the plsX gene encoding phosphate acyltransferase PlsX: MKIVIDAMGGDNAPKEIVNGAVKAIEHYKDLHITLVGKESEIRKYLTTDERISIIHTDEVIEATDEPVRAVRRKKTASMVLMAQEVKEGRADACISAGNTGALMTAGLFIVGRIEGIDRPALSPTLPTIGGEGFLFLDVGANVDAKPEHLLQYAIMGSIYSEKVRGMTNPRIGLLNVGTEEKKGNELTKAAFDLLKDSGLNFIGNVEARDLLEGVADVVVTDGFTGNVTLKTIEGTALSIFTMLKSALTSNLQSKLAAAVLKPQLKVIKNRMDYSEYGGAGLFGLNAPVIKAHGSSDENALFHAVRQARDMVQNDVANTIRETLSSMKRER; this comes from the coding sequence ATGAAAATCGTAATAGATGCAATGGGTGGCGACAATGCTCCAAAGGAAATTGTAAATGGAGCAGTAAAAGCTATCGAGCATTATAAGGACTTACATATTACTTTAGTTGGAAAAGAATCAGAAATTCGTAAATACTTAACAACCGATGAACGTATTTCAATTATACATACAGATGAAGTTATTGAGGCGACAGATGAGCCTGTTCGTGCAGTAAGAAGAAAGAAAACAGCGTCAATGGTACTGATGGCTCAAGAGGTGAAAGAAGGACGAGCTGATGCATGTATTTCAGCCGGAAATACAGGAGCGTTAATGACAGCTGGTTTATTCATTGTAGGTAGAATCGAAGGGATTGACCGACCGGCATTATCACCGACTCTTCCAACAATAGGAGGAGAAGGGTTTTTATTCCTGGATGTAGGAGCAAATGTTGATGCAAAGCCTGAACACCTTCTTCAATATGCTATTATGGGCTCCATCTATTCAGAGAAGGTCAGAGGAATGACTAATCCTAGAATCGGTTTGCTAAATGTAGGGACTGAAGAAAAAAAGGGAAATGAATTAACGAAAGCTGCATTTGATCTTTTAAAAGATTCTGGTTTGAATTTTATTGGGAATGTAGAAGCTAGAGATTTGCTAGAGGGAGTTGCTGATGTTGTCGTAACAGATGGCTTTACAGGAAATGTTACGTTGAAGACAATCGAAGGTACAGCACTTTCAATATTTACTATGCTAAAGTCAGCACTAACTAGTAATCTTCAAAGCAAACTTGCGGCGGCTGTTCTTAAACCTCAGTTAAAAGTGATAAAAAATCGGATGGATTATTCAGAATATGGTGGAGCAGGTCTTTTTGGATTGAATGCACCAGTTATCAAGGCACATGGATCATCTGATGAAAATGCGCTATTCCATGCTGTTCGTCAAGCAAGAGATATGGTGCAAAATGATGTTGCAAATACGATACGAGAAACATTATCGAGTATGAAAAGAGAAAGATAG
- the fabG gene encoding 3-oxoacyl-[acyl-carrier-protein] reductase: MLNGKVALVTGASRGIGRAIAVELARQGANVAVNYSGSEAKANEVVDEIKALGRESIAIQSNVGDSDSVQNMVKEVISTFGTIDILVNNAGITRDNLLMRMKEDEWDDVININLKGVFNCTKAVTRQMMKQRSGRIVNIASIVGVSGNPGQANYVAAKAGVIGLTKTAAKELASRNITVNAIAPGFITTDMTDKLPEEVKTEMLKQIPLAKFGEPKDIANVVLFLASEQSNYMTGQTLHVDGGMVM; the protein is encoded by the coding sequence ATGCTTAATGGTAAGGTTGCGTTAGTTACTGGAGCCTCTAGAGGAATAGGCCGTGCAATCGCGGTGGAATTAGCAAGACAAGGTGCAAACGTTGCAGTTAATTACTCAGGTAGTGAAGCAAAGGCTAATGAAGTAGTTGATGAAATAAAGGCACTAGGAAGAGAATCAATTGCCATTCAATCTAATGTTGGAGATAGTGACTCTGTTCAAAATATGGTTAAAGAAGTCATTTCTACCTTTGGTACGATTGATATATTAGTGAACAATGCTGGAATTACTAGAGATAACCTGCTTATGAGAATGAAAGAGGATGAATGGGATGATGTAATTAACATCAATCTAAAAGGTGTCTTTAATTGTACTAAAGCAGTTACGAGGCAAATGATGAAGCAACGATCAGGGAGAATCGTAAACATTGCATCTATTGTTGGTGTAAGTGGTAACCCTGGTCAGGCGAATTATGTTGCAGCAAAAGCTGGTGTAATAGGACTAACAAAAACAGCAGCAAAGGAGCTTGCTTCTAGAAATATTACTGTAAATGCAATTGCCCCTGGATTTATCACAACTGATATGACAGACAAATTACCTGAAGAGGTAAAAACGGAGATGTTAAAACAAATCCCGTTAGCTAAATTCGGAGAACCAAAGGATATTGCAAATGTAGTTCTATTCCTTGCATCAGAGCAAAGCAATTATATGACTGGGCAAACCCTCCATGTTGACGGCGGAATGGTTATGTAA
- the fabD gene encoding ACP S-malonyltransferase: MGKIAFIFPGQGSQTVGMGKQLAEKYPNVASTFEKADSTLEIDLTSLIFEGPQETLTLTANAQPALLTTSIAILEKFKEANIVPDFVAGHSLGEYSALVTAGALSFEDAVYAVRKRGELMEEAVPAGVGTMAAVLGMDSQVLKQITDQITFEGNSVQLANLNCPGQIVISGTVEGVSLASQLAKEKGAKRVIPLDVSGPFHSALMEPAAKRFSDVLEGLDINNASVPVISNVTAGPITDANEIKAKLIEQLYSPVLWENSVETLVELGVDTFIEIGPGKVLSGLVKKVNRKLTTYSINDEESLVSTIESIKGETQNA, translated from the coding sequence ATGGGGAAAATAGCATTTATTTTTCCTGGTCAGGGATCTCAAACGGTAGGAATGGGGAAACAACTAGCTGAAAAGTATCCGAACGTTGCAAGCACTTTTGAGAAAGCAGATTCCACACTCGAAATCGATCTAACTTCACTAATTTTTGAGGGGCCTCAGGAAACGTTAACATTAACAGCAAATGCTCAACCTGCATTATTAACAACCAGCATTGCCATTTTAGAAAAGTTTAAAGAAGCCAACATCGTTCCGGATTTCGTGGCAGGACATAGTTTAGGAGAATATTCAGCCCTTGTTACAGCTGGTGCACTTTCCTTTGAAGATGCTGTCTATGCTGTGCGTAAACGAGGGGAACTTATGGAAGAAGCTGTTCCTGCAGGTGTAGGGACTATGGCAGCTGTCCTAGGAATGGATAGCCAAGTATTAAAACAGATAACTGATCAGATTACTTTTGAAGGGAATTCTGTTCAATTAGCGAATTTAAATTGTCCAGGACAAATCGTAATATCTGGGACGGTTGAAGGAGTTTCTCTTGCCTCTCAACTGGCAAAGGAGAAAGGTGCTAAACGAGTTATTCCGCTTGATGTAAGTGGCCCTTTTCATTCTGCACTAATGGAGCCTGCTGCTAAAAGGTTTTCTGATGTTTTAGAAGGTCTAGACATTAACAATGCAAGTGTACCAGTAATCTCAAACGTAACAGCAGGCCCGATTACTGATGCTAATGAAATAAAAGCCAAGCTTATTGAACAACTGTATTCACCAGTTCTATGGGAGAATTCCGTTGAAACACTCGTTGAGCTTGGTGTAGATACATTTATTGAAATTGGTCCCGGAAAAGTTTTATCTGGATTAGTAAAAAAAGTAAATCGTAAACTGACTACGTATTCCATAAATGATGAGGAGTCATTGGTATCAACGATTGAATCAATTAAGGGGGAAACTCAGAATGCTTAA
- a CDS encoding ribonuclease III, protein MIKRVNRKEKNNVGAKFTTFQEQIGITFTNEKLLIQAFTHSSYVNEHRKKPYEDNERLEFLGDAVLELTISEFLFKKYPIMSEGELTKLRASIVCEPSLVSFANQLSFGELVLLGKGEELTGGRARPALLADVFEAFIGALYLDQGIDKVCEFLEKVVFPKINEGAFSHVMDYKSQLQELIQRDARGMLEYKVLQEKGPAHNREFMSRVSLEGEELGIGIGKSKKEAEQKAAQVALKVLLEKMK, encoded by the coding sequence ATGATAAAACGAGTGAATCGCAAAGAGAAAAACAATGTAGGTGCTAAATTTACTACCTTTCAAGAGCAAATTGGCATAACATTTACTAATGAAAAACTACTAATTCAAGCATTTACTCATTCATCGTATGTGAATGAGCATCGCAAGAAACCGTATGAAGATAATGAACGGTTAGAATTTTTGGGAGATGCAGTACTAGAGCTTACTATTTCTGAATTCCTATTTAAAAAATATCCAATTATGAGCGAAGGTGAATTGACAAAGCTCCGTGCTTCGATTGTTTGTGAGCCCTCTTTAGTTTCTTTTGCTAACCAGCTTTCATTTGGAGAGTTGGTATTACTAGGCAAAGGTGAAGAATTGACAGGTGGGAGAGCACGACCAGCACTACTTGCCGATGTATTCGAAGCTTTTATTGGTGCATTATATTTAGACCAAGGGATTGATAAGGTCTGTGAGTTCTTAGAAAAAGTTGTGTTTCCAAAAATAAATGAAGGTGCTTTTTCTCATGTGATGGATTACAAAAGTCAGTTGCAAGAACTCATTCAACGTGACGCACGTGGAATGCTTGAGTATAAAGTTTTACAAGAAAAAGGCCCTGCACATAATCGTGAGTTTATGTCTAGAGTTTCCCTTGAAGGTGAAGAGCTTGGCATTGGGATTGGTAAATCAAAAAAAGAAGCAGAACAGAAGGCTGCTCAGGTTGCTTTGAAGGTGTTACTAGAAAAAATGAAATAA
- the acpP gene encoding acyl carrier protein: MAEVLERVTKIIVDRLGVDEAEVKLESSFKDDLGADSLDVVELVMELEDEFDMEISDDDAEKIATVGDAVNYINSQL; this comes from the coding sequence ATGGCAGAAGTTTTAGAACGTGTAACAAAAATTATCGTAGATCGTTTAGGCGTAGATGAAGCTGAAGTTAAGCTAGAGTCTTCTTTTAAAGATGATCTTGGGGCTGATTCCCTTGATGTAGTTGAACTTGTTATGGAGCTTGAAGATGAGTTCGATATGGAAATCTCTGATGATGATGCAGAAAAAATCGCAACTGTTGGCGATGCTGTTAACTACATAAATAGCCAGCTTTAA
- the fapR gene encoding transcription factor FapR, with protein sequence MRRNKKDRQELLLDTINENPFITDEDLAEKFSVSVQTIRLDRLELSIPELRERIKHVAEKNLKDEVRSLPIDEVIGDIIDIELDHSAISILEVTSEHVFKRNQIARGHHLFAQANSLAVAVINDELALTAKANIRFTRQVKVNERVVAKARVQKVEQTKGRTLVEVSSYVGNELVFSGEFEMFRSNKLDKG encoded by the coding sequence ATGAGACGAAATAAAAAAGATAGACAAGAGCTTCTTCTCGATACGATAAACGAGAATCCTTTTATAACAGACGAGGATCTAGCTGAGAAATTTTCAGTAAGTGTACAAACTATACGGTTAGATCGTCTCGAACTATCAATTCCAGAGCTTCGAGAACGAATTAAGCATGTAGCTGAAAAAAATCTTAAAGATGAAGTTCGTTCTCTTCCTATTGATGAAGTTATAGGAGATATTATAGATATAGAATTGGATCATAGCGCCATCTCGATTCTTGAAGTAACCAGTGAGCATGTTTTCAAACGAAATCAGATTGCTCGTGGTCACCATTTATTTGCACAGGCGAATTCGTTGGCGGTAGCAGTAATTAACGATGAGCTAGCTTTAACTGCAAAGGCGAACATTCGCTTTACAAGACAAGTGAAAGTAAATGAAAGAGTCGTAGCAAAAGCTAGAGTTCAAAAAGTAGAACAAACAAAAGGTAGAACACTAGTAGAAGTCAGTAGCTATGTTGGTAATGAGTTAGTGTTTTCTGGCGAGTTTGAAATGTTCCGTTCAAACAAATTGGATAAAGGATGA